CGAACCCAATTTTCGCTTGAACGGTAGACTGGGGCCACCGGGAGCATCAAAGGTCCCGCACAGGCCGTTCAAAGCCTGAATCGCCGCCGTGGCCCAATGACCGTTGGGGCACTGCGCCAGACCGGTCCAGGACAGGACTCCCTTGGCCTTCGCCGCTGCGAATTCACGAGCGATCCGCGCCAGTGTTTCAGCGGGAATGCCGCAGATGGCCTCAGCCCACTCGGGAGTGCGCGCCACGCCGTCTTCCTGCCCCAAAACGCGGGCGCGGAATTCGTCGAAGCCAACGGTCCAGTCTCGCACGAAGTCCTTGTCATACAGGTCTTCTTTGAGGATCACGTAGGCCATGGCCATGGCCGCCGCCCCGTCGGTGCCCGGCACGATGGGCAGCCATTCCGTGGCCTTTGCCGCCGTATCAGACTTGCGCGGGTCAAAAACCACAAGCTTCGCACCGCGATTCAGGGCTTTCTTGAAAGCCGATGTCTTGCGCTGGCCGTACGACGTAGCCAATTCATTGTTGCCAAAAAGGATGATGTAATCCGACTCGTCGTAATTGATCCAGGGCCGCTTGTCGTTCAGGATATGCTCCGTAGCCATGCGGTTGGAATTGTCGCACATGGTCCGGTGCGTGCCCTTGGGGCAGCCCAGGTGCTCAAAAAAGGCCTCATGCACAAAATTGGCAAAGTCGTTGCCGCGGAAATAGGCCAGCTTGCCCTCCGGAACGGCGGAAAGCCTGGCTGCGACCAGATCCAGGGCCTCGTCCCAGCCGGCCTTGCGAAAACGCCCGTGCTCGCGAATGAGCGGGGTTTTAAGACGATACGCGCTGTAAACATGATTGGGCGCGGCCGCGCCCTTGGGACACAGACGTCCGCCACCTTTCGGATCTCCGGGCAAACCGGCTACACCGACTAAAATACCATCCTTGAGTTTGGCCTTCATGCCGCACAGGGCGCCGCAGGTGTAGCAGTGGGTGGGAACCTCCTTTTCCGGCAGCTCCGGCCTGGCACCCTGCCGGAGCAGAGGCGCGGCAAAGGGAAACCCGGACTGGCGCAGGGTGTCGCCCATCCTGCGGCAACGCTCTCCAGCGGTTTCGGGGCTGACCAGGGCCGATCCCTCCAACACGTTACGACAGCATTCCAAAAAGGCCCGGCACATGCGGCCCATCTCACGGTACCAGGGGCTCTGGGCGCAAGCCGTCAGCTGATCGCAGAACAAGAGCCCCCAGCTCATGATGGTTTCAGCGAAAAAGGCCTCGTACATGTCAAGACGGCCCTGTTCCAACAAAGTCGCGCAAACTTCGAACTCGACGGCCACATGATCTTCCAGATCGCGAAAGTCGGGATCGACATGCAGGTCCAGGGAGCGCAGCAGCTCGCGCAGATCGAACACCGCCTGTTGTTGGACCACCGGGGTCTTGGTACGATGCACGGATTCATAGGGAAAAACGGGATTGGCTCCGGCGTTCAGAAAAAGGTCCGCATATTCGTAACGGAGCTCCGTATGCAGCTTTTCCAGCGCCATACCCTGGACGAAGGCTGCAAAGCGCCCGGCCATTTCCCGCAAGGCCGGGATACCCCCCAGTTCGTAGGTCCATTTCAAACGATCCAAGAAAATTGGCGAGCCAATGCAGGACACAATATCCAGGGATGGCTCGTCCCGAAAAATTGTCGAAAAGAAACGGTAAATGCCAGCTTGGTCGATTTGCAAGTTTCTATCCATGAAATCCTCCCTTGAATATTGGAAGCCAACTTACCCACCGAAGCACGAAAGTGGTTGCACTATCACCTGCAAGACCGAGATCCGACACAGGGCTTTCTTTCCATACTTGAACCCTTGGACCTCAAATCCTGAGCTGGATAGAATCCGCCGGATCAACCTGCAGCAACTTTCATGGCCGGAATGGTCACAACGAAAAATAAAAAAATACAAAGGGATACAAGACAATAGGGAAAGCTGGAAGTGATACTGACAAACGATGTTATCATGAGCTATGAGCTATGAACCATGGGCCTTTTTTCATATAAACCACAAAGACACGGAGAACACAATGATTTCATTTGAAAGTCTCTCTCTGTGCCCTCTGTGTCTCTTTGGTTCAAATGAAATCTGACAATGTCAAGCTATGATGCTCACTCGGGGGATCTTCGCCAATCCATCGAGCCAGGGGCTGCTGCGTTTTCCAAGGAATCTTATGAGGCCGGCCATTAGTCCCTTGTCATGTTCGTTTTCTTAAGTTCGAATTTCGGTTTTATTCAATGATCATAATAGAGACGGTCCTGGCACGAGGACTTGCACCTCGTAATTTCTGTGCCATGCCGGGCACACACCAAAAAGCTCAGCAGCGGTGCCAAGGGACTCTGGGCGAAAGGGAACTACGTGGTTTCGCCGTCTACTGGAACGACATGTTTAGCCAGGGAAGGACTGGAAAGAGTCAGGATGCCTTCCTGGCAGGTTGGGTTCTGTCACCAATTCCCAACAAAAGACCTTTGACAGAAATGTCCTCGTCCAGTTCCTCCCAATGGAGGCCGATACCTCTCACCGCTGATGAAGAACATCCTTGCTTTTGAGCCCTATTTGAACCAGATTTTCGGCAACCCCGTAAAGCAGGAACCGATGCCACGTAGTATCCTTCCCGGTCACGTTCTATGATTACGCTGAACTGTTTTTCCTGCCGCGGCTCCTCTCTTTGTTTCCTCATCGAACCGCCGGGCCCGACGTTCGGCAATGTCGCCTCGCCCGAAATATTTAAACTTTTTCTTCCCTTCCTCATAGAAGGTGCAAAACCATCGGCCGTCTTTGTGTTGGTGCACGCTCATGGTCTATTACCTGCACACGTTACATGCCATGACTGGATCCTACCCTTGTTCGAAAACTTCCGCCATACGACACCTGCGGATCTATCTGTTTGCCGGTCTGGCTGGTTGCTTCAGATTCCACACTTTTCTTTTTATTTTGACAACCTTCCATATTCCATAACTCCAGGAGGCAAGTGCAATAAACGAAAACAATACCGGCTGAGGAGGTGAATTATGGAAATATCTCATCCATTCAAGTAAGCTCATTACCGTTACTATTCCCAAAAGGATGGCAATCTCAGTAACCTTGTGGAAGATCTTATCAATCTCTTCCTGAATTGACTGCCCAGGCAATCGAAGCGGGGAGGCTTTGAGCGGGGGAACGTTTTTCGACTTTCTTTCTTCTAAGACTGAGCATTCTCTTTCCTCATCTGATGATTTCAGCTCCTTTGGTGCACTCAGGTTATCGCCAACTCTGGAATATTCTTGAGGCATTTTGAAATTTCAGATGGAAGGAGAACGCTTATTTCTGCAATTTCGACATGAAACTCGGCCGGACGAAAATAATAATTTTAATTATTTTAATATCTTAATGAATTTTAATCAGATCGTTTCTACTTGCACTCGGATAAATACCTGAAATAGTCTTCCCGAGTAAGATTTGCTGTCCTCATATTTGAAAGGATAATATCGGGGTCAATTTCATTGTATGTGGGAATCACTACTGGACGTAAACAACCTTCCTTGACGTAGCACCTATGATCGCCTCTTTGCCTTTCAAATACGAAG
This region of Desulforhabdus amnigena genomic DNA includes:
- a CDS encoding molybdopterin-dependent oxidoreductase, translated to MDRNLQIDQAGIYRFFSTIFRDEPSLDIVSCIGSPIFLDRLKWTYELGGIPALREMAGRFAAFVQGMALEKLHTELRYEYADLFLNAGANPVFPYESVHRTKTPVVQQQAVFDLRELLRSLDLHVDPDFRDLEDHVAVEFEVCATLLEQGRLDMYEAFFAETIMSWGLLFCDQLTACAQSPWYREMGRMCRAFLECCRNVLEGSALVSPETAGERCRRMGDTLRQSGFPFAAPLLRQGARPELPEKEVPTHCYTCGALCGMKAKLKDGILVGVAGLPGDPKGGGRLCPKGAAAPNHVYSAYRLKTPLIREHGRFRKAGWDEALDLVAARLSAVPEGKLAYFRGNDFANFVHEAFFEHLGCPKGTHRTMCDNSNRMATEHILNDKRPWINYDESDYIILFGNNELATSYGQRKTSAFKKALNRGAKLVVFDPRKSDTAAKATEWLPIVPGTDGAAAMAMAYVILKEDLYDKDFVRDWTVGFDEFRARVLGQEDGVARTPEWAEAICGIPAETLARIAREFAAAKAKGVLSWTGLAQCPNGHWATAAIQALNGLCGTFDAPGGPSLPFKRKLGSAWRDGQKKPEKKNAPKVDSFLLWSGWSPAKFEDHVREGKIKALVSYWADPVLTWGNSASVARGLTQLDFCVTIDAFMCNTALYSDVVLPDSTWLEQAQVKPDWLYEAFLSYFAEVVPPMYDSRPMYKIVQGLAERMGVADAVPWKNMDEAFANQMRDLPWSYEELREKGFIITDQAEYHKYRKWGSINPPEGYGSSGKSKTGKFNFLNPVSQEKGVDPLPDHKPVDEQLLPDAEYPFLFGNIRILQHEHCSTFNNYQLMKLRKTNSVLINSADAASRDIVSGDTVRLVSPWGSVLIKAEVTDDIRPGVLAAAGGYGHVRGLEGDPKYPDFGGVNVPGALMPPNCTEPTGGTPLLKYIKTRLERVG